A window from Brachionichthys hirsutus isolate HB-005 chromosome 4, CSIRO-AGI_Bhir_v1, whole genome shotgun sequence encodes these proteins:
- the usp30 gene encoding ubiquitin carboxyl-terminal hydrolase 30, whose product MLWFKPEYFDKPIGDFLGTGPVIRNKMLKNWRVIGGLAAAIAAGVYVLWGPITERRKRRSGMVPGLLNLGNTCFLNSLLQGLAACPSFIRWLEVISASPAIQSCKEDRLSVTLLQLLKSLSNDEEGEEDVLDAGRILDVLRLYRWHISSFEEQDAHELFHVLTSSLEEERDRQPKVTHIFEMQTLETLLNRDEKTMTCRSRVPLHPMPSPWKFQHPFHGRLTINMSCKRCEQQSPVRYDSFESLSLSIPLPQWDRPMSLDQCLQHFISSETIKEVECENCSRLQQGTPGNGEVLESQRTTFVMQLKLGKLPQCLCIHLQRLTWSSEGRPIKRQEHVQFTEYLSMDRYKHNAAARRRPRIRAAPNPIRSESPDESMERPTANGGEHCNNNKTFFSGTCSSIFLHSPGVNSHLGLTYDYGSTEYLFQLTAVLVHHGDMHSGHFITYRRSPSSPRGSPLSGSQWLWVSDDSMRKASLHEVLSSNAYMLFYERAQTRGLSLCSRE is encoded by the exons ATGTTGTGGTTCAAACCAGAATACTTTGATAAACCAATCGGGGACTTCCTTGGCACTGGACCCGTAATCag AAACAAGATGTTGAAGAACTGGCGCGTCATCGGTGGGCTAGCTGCTGCCATCGCAGCTGGAGTTTACGTTTTGTGGGGCCCGATCACtgagcggaggaagaggaggagcg GCATGGTACCTGGACTGCTGAACTTGGGGAACACCTGCTTCCTGAACTCTCTGCTTCAGGGTTTGGCAGCGTGTCCGTCCTTCATCAGGTGGCTGGAGGTGATTTCAGCTTCACCAGCGATCCAGTCCTGCAAAGAGGACCGGCTCTCCGTGACGCTGCTTCAGCTTCTCAAAT CTCTGTCCAATGACGAGGAAGGCGAGGAGGATGTGCTCGACGCAGGACGCATCCTGGACGTTCTCAGATTGTACCGGTGGCACATCAGTTCGTTTGAAGAGCAG GATGCACATGAACTCTTTCATGTCCTTACATCTTCTCTCGAGGAGGAGCGGGATCGGCAACCCAAAGTCACCCACATTTTTGAAATGCAGACGCTGGAG ACTCTACTCAATCGAGATGAGAAAACGATGACTTGCAGAAGTCGAG TCCCTCTTCATCCGATGCCAAGCCCTTGGAAGTTTCAGCATCCTTTTCACGGTCGCTTAACAATCAACATGTCTTGCAAGCGCTGCGAACAACAA AGTCCTGTTCGGTACGACTCATTTGAGAGCCTCTCCCTGTCCATCCCTCTGCCTCAGTGG GATCGACCGATGTCTTTAGATCAGTGTCTTCAACATTTCATCTCCTCAGAAACCATCAAAGAAGTGGAGTGTGAAAATTGCAGTCGG CTTCAACAAGGGACCCCAGGAAATGGGGAAGTTCTAGAAAGCCAGAGGACAACATTTGTTATGCAGCTAAAACTGGGAAAG CTTCCTCAATGCCTCTGCATCCACTTGCAAAGGCTGACATGGTCCAGCGAGGGAAGGCCCATTAAAAGACAGGAGCACGTGCAGTTCACAGAGTACCTGTCAATGGACCGCTACAAGCACAACGCTGCGGCGCGGAGACGTCCGCGGATCAGAGCCGCTCCGAATCCCATCAGGTCTGAGAGTCCGGATGAATCCATGGAAAGGCCGACTGCCAACG GAGGAGAACattgtaacaacaacaaaacgttTTTCAGTGGAACCTGTTCGTCTATATTTCTTCACTCTCCTGGTGTGAACTCGCACCTCGGCCTCACATACGACTACGG TTCAACAGAGTACCTTTTCCAGCTCACAGCTGTGCTGGTTCACCACGGCGACATGCACTCGGGACATTTCATCACGTACCGCCGCAGCCCCTCCTCGCCTCGCGGCTCCCCGCTCTCCGGCTCCCAGTGGCTTTGGGTTTCAGACGACTCCATGCGAAAAGCCAGTCTGCACGAGGTGCTGTCCTCCAACGCTTACATGCTCTTCTACGAGAGAGCACAAACACGAGGCCTCTCGCTGTGCTCGCGAGAGTAG
- the gatc gene encoding glutamyl-tRNA(Gln) amidotransferase subunit C, mitochondrial, whose protein sequence is MFSTAAKRFCGVASLKVTRSLFTFLRNGGNFYKRHITNSARLLSSKPYTSKVPEFATWEQVPVDQLPPPAQISADLVDKLERLALVDFRNKQGLECLEKAVRFADQLHVVDTSGIEPMDSVLEDRVLYLRDDEVGEGDCADELLQLSKNSVEEYFVTPPGNIPLPVKEKRDAMLKDSELHS, encoded by the exons atgtttagCACCGCAGCTAAACGTTTTTGCGGCGTCGCGTCACTGAAAGTCACTCGGTCtttatttacctttttaagaAACGGTGGGAACTTCTATAAACGTCACATTACAAACTCAGCTCGTCTTTTGAGCTCTAAACCATATACATCCAAG GTACCAGAGTTTGCAACATGGGAGCAGGTACCAGTGGACCAGCTTCCTCCG CCTGCCCAGATCTCTGCCGACTTGGTGGATAAATTGGAGCGACTGGCTTTAGTGGATTTTCGTAACAAACAGGGGCTGGAGTGTTTGGAGAAAGCGGTCCGCTTCGCAGATCAGCTTCATGTCGTTGACACATCGGGAATCGAACCAATGGACTCCGTTTTGGAGGACAG GGTGTTATACTTGAGAGACGATGAGGTTGGAGAAGGGGACTGTGCAGACGAGCTCCTTCAGCTGTCCAAAAACTCAGTGGAAGAATATTTTGTTACACCACCCG GAAATATTCCTCTCCCAGTGAAGGAGAAGAGGGATGCCATGCTGAAAGACTCAGAGCTCCATAGTTGA
- the unga gene encoding uracil-DNA glycosylase — MIGQKTINSFFPPVSKKRNGKDLTEAGEDANEPKKPKASAVEPGRCPPTSAPLSAEQIERVARNKSAALLRRSSALTPAGFGGSWREGLAAEFGKPYFQKLMQYVSEERQRHTVYPPAEDVFTWTQMCDVRDIKVVILGQDPYHGPNQAHGLCFSVKRPVPPPPSLVNMYKELAADIEGFEHPGHGDLTGWAKQGVLLLNAVLTVQAHKANSHKEKGWETFTDAAVQWLNGNTEGVVFMLWGSYAQRKGAAINRRRHHVLQAVHPSPLSAHRGFFGCRHFSKANELLQKSEKSPVNWKDL, encoded by the exons atgattggaCAGAAGACAATTAACTCGTTTTTTCCGCCAGTTTCGAAAAAGAGAAATGGGAAGGATTTAACCGAAGCTGGAGAAGACGCTAACGAGCCG AAGAAGCCGAAAGCCTCCGCGGTGGAGCCAGGACGGTGCCCCCCGACTTCCGCTCCTCTGTCCGCCGAGCAAATCGAGAGGGTCGCCCGCAACAAGAGCGCGGCGCTGCTGAGGCGCTCGTCCGCTCTGACGCCCGCGGGGTTCGGGGGGAGCTGGAGGGAAGGCCTGGCGGCGGAGTTCGGGAAGCCGTACTTCCagaag ttGATGCAATACGTTTCCGAAGAGAGACAGCGCCACACTGTGTACCCGCCCGCCGAAGACGTCTTCACCTGGACGCAGATGTGTGACGTCAGAGAT ATCAAAGTGGTGATTCTTGGCCAAGATCCGTACCACGGTCCGAATCAAGCCCACGGATTGTGTTTCAGCGTTAAGAGACCCGTGCCTCCTCCACCGAG ctTGGTGAACATGTACAAAGAACTGGCTGCAGACATCGAAGGCTTTGAGCACCCTGGACATGGAGATCTGACTGGATGGGCCAAGCAAG gtgtgttgCTGCTTAATGCCGTGCTGACGGTCCAAGCACACAAGGCCAACTCCCACAAGGAGAAAGGCTGGGAAACGTTCACTGACGCTGCGGTGCAGTGGCTCAACGGCAACACGGAAGGCGTCGTCTTCATGCTGTGGGGCTCGTACGCTCAAAGGAAGGGCGCCGCTATAAACAGG CGACGCCACCACGTCCTGCAGGCTGTGCATCCCTCTCCGCTGTCTGCTCACAGAGGCTTCTTCGGATGCAGACACTTCTCCAAGGCCAACGAGTTGCTGCAGAAATCTGAAAAGTCTCCTGTGAACTGGAAGGACCTTTAA
- the sgsm1a gene encoding small G protein signaling modulator 1 produces MAGGEINISYSIKLRTACVFGLCSAMCSEAETRQRLLRTVKKEVKQIMEEAVTRKFVHEDSSHIVSFCAAVEACVLHGLKRRAAGFLRSNKIAALFTKVGKSFAPAEELCGKAQELEQVVETKRSQSLQSQDSLRKMPRLPILNPQGVKNLWIRAALFEKVLDKIVLHLVENSSKYYEKEAVLMDPVDGPILASLLVGPCALEYTKMKTADHFWTDPSADELVQRHRIHGGHCRQDSPTKRPTLCIQKRHSSSSMDERPSPSPSAREYVESLHQNNRVTLLFGKNNVLVQPRDDMEAVPGYLSLHQNADIMTLKWTPNQLMNGSVGDLDYERSVYWDYAMTIPLGEIVYLHCHQQVDSGGTVVLVSQDGIQRPPLRFPKGGHLLQFLSCLENGLLPHGQLDPPLWSQRGKGKVFPKLRKRIPQGSESTDSVSDKEEDEATDYVFRILFLNGRSDFVTPPDFMDQGALWQPALRKSSCSSCSRGSFSEAKGCNYERTPLKMLCDNMKYQIISRAFYGWLAYCRHLSTVRTHLSALVNHAIVAPDVPRDACGGLTAGVWQTFLQDRTAYEEKELLRLVYFGGVDAALRKEVWPFLLGHYQFGMSDAERKEVDEGVRVRYEQTMHEWLSCEEIVRQREKGQHAAALAKCSSGASVDSSNQKLTHRDSTVSSESSSQSSDQQSLARLQSDSGSSTQVFESIEEVDQIEAEPKGDEVKHVPKMPNGSLQNETSSPDSGHPSSRNFSVTSGLSDGSLSTEDGAAPDATLAAAAVAHAPRSLGHPASAQEAQVKGKVQDKKEEQDTGVSREAYEAQVTTESDESPSAIEMEEIPKAKVSMAPWSRKGRCGASTFSDDSAHCVELRQEEQAGKPSPEDLESLLSQEPEMESLYPNFDSLAGSESIKNGGASQESTGSGFSQELLDSYTLNLHRIDKDVQRCDRNYCYFTPANLEKLRNIMCSYIWRHLDIGYVQGMCDLLAPLLVILDDEAMAFSCFTELMKRMNQNFPHGGAMDTHFANMRSLIQILDSELFELMHQNGDYTHFYFCYRWFLLDFKRELVYDDVFAVWETIWAAKCVSSRHFVLFIALALVEIYRDIILENNMDFTDIIKFFNEMAEHHNMKQILSQARDLVCKVQMLIENK; encoded by the exons ATGGCAGGTGGGGAG ATCAATATTTCCTATTCCATCAAACTGAGaactgcttgtgtgtttggactCTGTTCTGCGATGTGTTCAGAGGCAGAGACGCGTCAGAGGCTGCTGCGCACCGTCAAGAAGGAG GTGAAGCAGATTATGGAGGAAGCCGTCACCAGGAAATTTGTTCACGAGGACAGCAGCCATATTGTGTCCTTCTGTG CTGCCGTGGAAGCATGTGTCCTTCATGGGCTGAAACGGCGTGCTGCAGGCTTTCTACGCAGCAACAAGATAGCAGCACTCTTCACGAAGGTGGGGAAGAGCTTTGCACCGGCCGAGGAGCTCTGCGGGAAGGCCCAGGAGCTCGAGCAAGTCGTCGAGACGAA AAGAAGTCAAAGCTTGCAAAGCCAAGACAGTCTTCGCAAGATGCCCCGACTGCCCATCCTCAACCCGCAGGGGGTGAAAAACCTCTGGATTCGGGCGGCTCTGTTTGAAAAGGTGCTGGATAAGATAGTCCTCCACCTGGTGGAAAACAGCAG TAAATACTATGAAAAGGAGGCTGTTCTAATGGACCCTGTGGACGGACCCATCCTTGCGTCTCTGCTAG TGGGACCTTGTGCTTTGGAGTACACAAAGATGAAAACCGCCGACCATTTCTGGACAGACCCGTCTGCAGACGAGTTGGTGCAACGCCATCGTATCCATGGCGGCCACTGCAGACAGGATTCTCCCACAAAGAGGCCAACACTGTGT atccagaagagacactccagcagcagcatggaCGAACGCCCCTCTCCCTCGCCATCGGCTCGTGAATATGTGGAGTCCCTGCATCAAAATAACCGGGTCACCCTACTGTTTGGCAAAAACAATGTGCTCGTGCAACCG AGGGATGACATGGAGGCTGTCCCGGGTTACCTCTCTCTGCACCAGAATGCCGATATCATGACGCTGAAGTGGACGCCAAATCAGCTCATGAACGGCTCTGTCGGAGACTTGGACTATGAACGCAG TGTGTACTGGGACTACGCCATGACAATCCCTTTAGGAGAGATAGTTTACTTGCACTGTCACCAACAAG TTGACAGCGGGGGGACGGTGGTGCTCGTCAGTCAGGATGGAATCCAAAGACCTCCACTCCGCTTCCCAAAAGGAGGCCACTTGCTCCAATTCCTGTCCTGCCTGGAGAACGGCCTGCTTCCCCACGGACAGCTGGACCCGCCGCTGTGGTCACAGAGGGGGAAG GGAAAGGTGTTCCCGAAGCTGCGGAAGAGGATTCCTCAGGGATCTGAATCCACGGACTCCGTGTCGGAtaaggaagaggatgaggccACAGACTACGTCTTCCGTATCCTCTTTCTAAACGGCCGGTCAGACTTTG TGACTCCTCCAGACTTCATGGATCAAGGAGCTTTGTGGCAACCCGCTCTCAGGAAGTCCTCGTGCTCCTCTTGTTCCCGGGGGAGCTTCTCTGAAGCTAAAGGGTGCAACTATGAGAG GACTCCTCTGAAGATGCTGTGCGACAACATGAAGTATCAGATCATCTCCCGGGCATTTTACGGCT GGCTGGCTTACTGTCGTCACCTGTCCACCGTGCGTACGCACCTCTCTGCTCTCGTCAACCACGCCATAGTGGCGCCTGACGTACCGCGCGACGCCTGCGGCGGCCTCACCGCGGGTGTGTGGCAGACGTTCCTCCAGGACCGTACA GCATACGAGGAGAAGGAGCTGCTTCGTCTGGTCTACTTTGGCGGCGTGGATGCCGCCCTGCGTAAAGAGGTCTGGCCTTTCCTGCTGGGCCATTACCAGTTTGGAATGTCAGATGCTGAGAGGAAGGAG GTGGATGAAGGGGTCAGAGTGCGCTACGAGCAGACCATGCACGAGTGGCTCAGCTGTGAGGAGATTGTCCGCCAACGGGAGAAAGGGCAGCACGCGGCAGCGTTGGCGAAGTGCTCCTCCGGAGCGAGCGTGGACAGTTCAAATCAGAAGCTGACGCACCGTGACTCCACCGTCAGCAGCGAG TCGTCCTCCCAGAGCTCAGATCAACAGAGTCTGGCTCGCCTCCAGAGTGACTCCGGTAGCAGCACACAG GTGTTTGAATCCATAGAGGAAGTAGACCAGATTGAGGCGGAGCCCAAAGGTGACGAGGTCAAACATGTGCCAAAAATGCCAAATGGAAGTTTGCAGAACGAGACGAGCTCTCCCGACTCTGGACATCCCTCCTCCCGCAACTTCTCGGTCACCTCCGGCCTGTCGGACGGCTCGCTCAGCACAGAGGACGGCGCGGCACCTGATGCAACGCTTGCCGCTGCAGCTGTCGCTCATGCACCGCGAAGCCTAGGCCATCCCGCATCGGCACAGGAAGCGCAAGTGAAAGGTAAAGTGCAGGACAAAAAGGAGGAGCAGG ACACTGGCGTCTCGCGAGAAGCCTATGAGGCTCAGGTCACGACTGAATCGGACGAGTCCCCTTCAGCCATAGAGATGGAGGAAATCCCCAAAGCCAAGGTATCCATGGCGCCTTGGAGCAGGAAGGGACGCTGTGGAGCATCGACTTTCTCTGACGACTCGGCCCATTGCGTGGAGCTCAggcaggaggagcaggcggGAAAGCCCAGCCCAGAAGACCTGGAGTCTCTCCTGTCACAGGAGCCGGAGATGGAGAGCCTTTACCCCAACTTTGACTCTCTGGCCGGGTCAGAAAGCATCAAGAACGGAGGCGCGTCTCAAGAATCTACTGGGAGTGGTTTTTCT caagaGCTTTTGGACTCGTATACATTAAATCTGCACCGCATTGACAAGGATGTCCAGCGCTGTGACAGAAATTATTGTTACTTCACTCCTGCCAATCTGGAGAAGCTGCGTAACATCATGTGCAG TTATATCTGGAGGCACCTTGACATCGGCTATGTGCAGGGCATGTGTGATCTGCTGGCTCCTCTACTCGTCATTCTGGATGACG AGGCCATGGCCTTCAGCTGTTTCACCGAGCTCATGAAGAGGATGAATCAAAACTTTCCACACGGAGGCGCGATGGACACTCACTTCGCCAATATGCGCTCTCTGATCCAG ATACTGGACTCTGAGCTGTTTGAGCTAATGCACCAGAATGGAGACTACACCCACTTCTACTTCTGCTACCGCTGGTTTCTCCTAGATTTTAAACGAG AGCTTGTGTACGACGATGTCTTTGCAGTCTGGGAAACCATCTGGGCAGCCAAGTGCGTTTCCTCTAGGCACTTTGTTCTCTTCATTGCCCTGGCGCTTGTGGAGATCTACAGGGACATCATCCTGGAGAACAACATGGACTTCACCGATATCATCAAGTTCTTCAATG aaaTGGCTGAGCACCACAACATGAAGCAGATTTTATCCCAGGCCAGAGATCTGGTGTGTAAAGTGCAGATGCTGATAGAGAACAAGTGA
- the alkbh2 gene encoding DNA oxidative demethylase ALKBH2, which translates to MKNQEEEEESGEEEDEHLTSDEFSHPVPWQKIEAEGLDCDYALLFCKEEADCLFRKLEEEVAYSTGEEAKVQVFGKVYNIPRKQATYGDAGLTYTYSGVTRLARPWTSTLERVRDAVTKTTGQTFNFVLVNRYKDGHDHMGEHRDDEKELDPLCPIASVSLGAARDFVFRHRDARGKRIHRQIDPVRLELAHGSLLLMNSPTNTFWYHSLPARKKVPLPRINLTFRRILVRKK; encoded by the exons ATGAAgaatcaggaggaggaggaggagagcggcgaagaagaagatgaacacTTGACTTCCGATGAGTTCTCTCATCCCGTTCCCTGGCAGAAGATCGAGGCTGAGGGACTCGACTGTGACTACGCTTTGCTATTCTGTAAAGAGGAAGCGGACTGCCTTTTCAGAAAGctagaggaggaggtggcgtaCTCCACAG GGGAAGAAGCAAAGGTCCAGGTTTTTGGAAAAGTGTACAATATACCGAGAAAGCAGGCGACCTACGGAGACGCAGGCCTAACCTACACTTATTCCGGGGTTACCCGTCTGGCCCGCCCGTGGACATCGACCTTGGAACGTGTTCGAGATGCCGTCACAAAAACAACTGGACAAACATTTAACTTTGTTCTGGTCAACAG GTACAAAGATGGGCACGATCACATGGGTGAGCATCGTGACGATGAGAAGGAGCTGGACCCCCTCTGTCCCATCGCCTCCGTCTCCCTCGGAGCGGCACGAGACTTTGTCTTCCGGCACAGAGACGCCCGGGGAAAACGGATCCATCGACAAATTGATCCAGTGAGGCTGGAACTCGCTCACGGAAGCCTGCTCCTCATGAACTCACCGACCAACACGTTCTGGTATCACAGCCTCCCGGCTCGCAAGAAGGTTCCCCTCCCTCGTATAAATCTCACCTTCAGACGCATTCTGGTCAGAAAGAAATGA
- the pxmp2 gene encoding peroxisomal membrane protein 2: MPVESLPLREAPVHFRLLQQYLILLKRHPILTKSVTSGILSALGNLLSQILEARKKAHVKEIDAAGAARYAIYGLLVTGPLSHVFYQLMEVWMPSTDPYCVVKRLLLDRLAFAPAFLLLFYFVMNILEAKGWEEFEKKMKTSYWTALKMNWKVWTPFQFVNINFVPVQFRVLFANMVALFWYAYLASVRK; encoded by the exons ATGCCTGTTGAAAGTCTTCCTCTCCGGGAGGCGCCCGTTCACTTCCGGCTCTTGCAGCAGTATCTGATTCTGTTGAAGCGACACCCGATCCTCACTAAGTCTGTAACGAG tgGCATCCTCTCTGCTCTGGGGAATCTGCTGTCTCAGATTTTGGAGGCTAGAAAAAAGGCCCATGTCAAAGAGATCGACGCCGCTGGAGCTGCACGCTATGCAATTTATGG GTTGTTGGTCACAGGACCCCTGAGCCATGTCTTTTACCAGCTGATGGAGGTGTGGATGCCCAGCACAGATCCGTATTGTGTAGTCAAGCGTCTGCTGCTGGATCGTCTGGCTTTCGCCCCtgcgtttctgctgcttttctacTTTGTTATGAATATCCTGGAG GCTAAAGGGTGGGAAGAGTTTGAAAAGAAGATGAAGACAAGTTATTGGACTGCTTTAAAGATGAACTGGAAAGTTTGGACTCCTTTCCAGTTTGTCAATATCAACTTTGTGCCTGTTCAG TTCAGGGTGCTGTTTGCAAATATGGTTGCCTTGTTTTGGTACGCCTACCTTGCATCTGTGAGGAAATGA